In Humulus lupulus chromosome 7, drHumLupu1.1, whole genome shotgun sequence, the following are encoded in one genomic region:
- the LOC133789585 gene encoding putative disease resistance protein At1g50180 has product MAEAAVSFVIERLGELVLNEANFLCGVRGQVVDAQTKLQWMCAFLKDADAHVRDGDERVRLWVVQVRDISHDLEDVIETYILRVISKKNSRGVISVLKRYACILKEGIVVHKVGSEIERISSSIVTLTSNLQAYGIRELRVKEGDTSSRHIKEQRELRRAYSHIVENDVVGFDQDIKELVALLTTKENHRSHRVISVCGMCGLGKTTLARKVYQHPQVRSRFDCFAWASISQQCVVQDVWKGILFGFMTSPTRAGRQEIESMSESELVKKLYYFQKQRKCLVLLDDIWTTSTWGRLKAAFPQEETDSKILLTSRVKNVALHADQNGFIHEPHCLNENESWELFQNKSSRFGEDQTSNILRYLYYINSKDRERMEVLGRVMLIHCFGLPLAIIVLSGLLSTMHTVHEWEEMNENVMRYITKGREHDDSKYHGVSSVLGLSYDELLFYLKPCFLYLSRYPEDSEIQVKELCLTLIAEGFILLRESSMKTIEDVAYDWLTELVERSMVQVENWGLNGRIKSFRIHDLMRDLCLSKAQDERFLQFIDLRNREQPLEAVSSNVRRVAIYFDHDDEDEDDRVDDFFCFVNNTSDSLRCLIVDNVYPPKNQVLRPVLDRFLKLRVLKLSFRYGNVGEKLPKEIGKLIHLRLLSIESCIKGEIPSSIGNLRCLQTLKLPRNRKVPNVVWKLEQLRHFYLYNMYANNPYDVAFGKWLRLPNLRNLQTLAGVQTNYLDWNDFLQLTNLKKLKIEVEKDSGRIDHSPPTVTFNSLRHLQVSNDEDIMINIVPIILSYPQINKLKLWLRMVKLPEHKQFSPNLIKLVLVHTYLKDDPMPILEKLPKLRVLCIYDSSFVGNEMVCSNGGFPQLESLQIKYIIDLKEWKVEEGALSNLRLLRISNCWRFRRVPDGLRYITTLKEMKIEGMPREFKENLEEGGEDFYKVRHVSSRVFLNCDEVWEEYRRKRTVAGEMIAY; this is encoded by the exons atggCAGAGGCTGCTGTTTCCTTTGTGATTGAAAGGCTTGGAGAGTTGGTACTCAATGAAGCTAATTTCTTGTGTGGAGTCAGAGGCCAAGTCGTGGATGCACAGACCAAGCTGCAATGGATGTGTGCTTTCTTAAAAGATGCCGATGCTCATGTAAGAGATGGCGATGAGAGAGTGCGCCTTTGGGTTGTCCAAGTCAGAGATATTTCTCATGACTTGGAGGATGTTATTGAAACTTACATCTTGAGAGTGATTTCTAAGAAGAATAGCAGAGGTGTCATAAGTGTACTCAAAAGATATGCTTGCATCTTGAAGGAAGGGATTGTTGTCCATAAAGTTGGATCAGAGATTGAGAGGATCTCATCCAGCATTGTTACTTTGACATCAAATTTACAAGCATACGGTATAAGGGAATTAAGGGTCAAAGAAGGTGATACTTCTTCAAGGCATATCAAGGAGCAAAGAGAGTTGAGGCGAGCTTATTCTCATATTGTGGAGAATGATGTTGTTGGATTCGACCAAGACATCAAAGAACTGGTAGCCCTTTTGACTACGAAAGAGAATCATCGTAGTCATAGGGTGATCTCTGTATGTGGGATGTGTGGTTTGGGGAAGACTACTCTTGCAAGAAAGGTTTATCAACATCCTCAAGTTAGAAGTCGCTTTGATTGTTTTGCTTGGGCCTCAATATCTCAACAATGTGTAGTACAAGACGTTTGGAAAGGGATTTTATTTGGCTTCATGACTTCTCCCACACGAGCAGGACGACAGGAAATCGAAAGCATGAGTGAGAGTGAATTAGTCAAGAAGCTTTACTACTTTCAGAAACAGAGGAAATGTTTGGTGCTCCTTGATGATATTTGGACCACTTCAACTTGGGGTCGTCTAAAAGCTGCGTTCCCTCAAGAGGAAACAGATAGCAAGATTTTACTCACTTCTCGGGTAAAGAATGTAGCTTTGCATGCTGATCAAAATGGTTTTATCCATGAACCTCACTGTCTCAACGAGAACGAGAGCTGGGAGCTATTTCAGAATAAATCTTCACGTTTTGGAGAGGACCAAACAAGTAATATACTTCGCTATCTCtattatataa ACTCAAAAGATAGAGAAAGAATGGAAGTACTAGGGCGAGTAATGCTTATACACTGCTTTGGTTTGCCATTAGCCATCATCGTGCTCAGTGGGCTTCTATCTACGATGCACACAGTTCATGAGTGGGAAGAGATGAATGAAAATGTAATGAGATACATAACTAAAGGCAGAGAACATGATGACTCAAAATACCATGGTGTTTCATCAGTGTTGGGTTTGAGTTATGATGAATTACTATTTTACTTGAAGCCTTGTTTTCTGTATTTGTCTCGTTACCCTGAAGACTCTGAAATACAAGTAAAAGAATTATGCCTCACCCTGATAGCAGAAGGTTTTATATTGCTAAGagaaagttcaatgaaaactattGAGGATGTGGCATATGATTGGTTAACTGAGTTGGTGGAAAGGAGCATGGTTCAGGTTGAAAATTGGGGTTTAAATGGAAGAATAAAATCATTTCGTATTCATGATCTCATGCGAGACTTGTGCTTGTCTAAAGCTCAAGATGAAAGGTTTTTGCAATTTATTGATTTGAGGAATAGAGAGCAGCCCCTAGAAGCTGTATCTTCAAATGTAAGGAGAGTTGCCATTTATTTTGACCATGacgatgaagatgaagatgatcgtgttgatgattttttttgttttgttaataATACCAGTGACTCTCTTAGGTGTCTTATTGTAGATAATGTTTATCCCCCCAAAAACCAAGTATTGAGACCTGTACTCGATCGTTTTCTCAAACTTAGAGTCTTAAAGCTAAGTTTTCGTTATGGTAATGTAGGAGAGAAGTTGCCTAAAGAAATTGGAAAGCTTATTCACTTGAGGTTGCTTAGTATTGAAAGTTGTATTAAAGGTGAAATTCCATCTTCTATTGGAAATTTGAGATGTCTGCAGACTTTAAAGTTACCACGAAATAGGAAAGTACCAAATGTAGTGTGGAAGTTAGAACAATTAAGGCATTTCTACTTGTACAACATGTATGCAAATAATCCATATGATGTAGCATTTGGCAAATGGTTGAGGTTACCTAATCTTAGAAATTTACAAACATTAGCAGGTGTTCAAACCAACTACCTTGACTGGAATGATTTTCTACAGTTGACCAATCTAAAGAAATTAAAGATTGAAGTGGAAAAAGATTCAGGGAGAATTGACCACAGTCCCCCAACTGTCACATTCAATAGTCTTCGGCATTTACAAGTAAGCAATGATGAAGACATCATGATAAATATTGTTCCTATCATACTAAGCTATCCTCAAATTAATAAGCTCAAACTGTGGTTGCGCATGGTAAAATTACCAGAACACAAGCAGTTCTCCCCAAACCTTATTAAGTTAGTATTGGTTCATACTTATCTCAAGGATGATCCAATGCCAATCCTAGAAAAGCTACCAAAGTTAAGAGTCCTTTGCATTTATGATTCTAGCTTTGTGGGGAATGAGATGGTGTGCTCAAACGGAGGCTTTCCTCAGCTAGAATCTCTTCAGATTAAGTACATAATTGACTTAAAAGAGTGGAAGGTGGAGGAAGGGGCCTTGTCTAATCTTCGCCTTTTGAGGATCAGTAATTGTTGGAGATTCAGGAGAGTTCCAGATGGACTAAGATACATTACTACGCTTAAGGAAATGAAGATTGAAGGGATGCCTAGGGAATTCAAAGAAAACTTGGAGGAAGGAGGAGAGGATTTCTACAAAGTCCGCCATGTGTCATCTCGTGTATTTCTGAACTGTGATGAAG TTTGGGAAGAATACAGGAGAAAAAGAACAGTAGCAGGGGAAATGATTGCATATTAA